In one Culex quinquefasciatus strain JHB chromosome 2, VPISU_Cqui_1.0_pri_paternal, whole genome shotgun sequence genomic region, the following are encoded:
- the LOC6037197 gene encoding U11/U12 small nuclear ribonucleoprotein 35 kDa protein produces the protein MPPPEDPQSGPSPYKPWSKYCTEEYDPVAVGSIDGTDEFPHDRALVRAMNSTYKPSPKAEGDPRHTVFVGRLEHCVDEERVRELFGRCGTVVRCRVVRDVVTGVSRGYAFVEFSRRKYVERALKELHGKTVEGKEILVDEEVGRTLKGWKPRRLGGGFGGRKKSQQLRFGCRDRPWMFPIKGNVVKYGSKNEFHREARQQRELLNAFEFP, from the coding sequence ATGCCACCCCCGGAGGATCCGCAATCCGGCCCTTCGCCCTACAAGCCCTGGTCCAAGTACTGTACGGAAGAGTACGATCCGGTTGCGGTGGGTTCCATCGACGGAACGGACGAGTTCCCCCACGATCGTGCTCTGGTCCGGGCCATGAACTCCACCTACAAGCCGAGTCCAAAGGCCGAGGGCGACCCGCGGCACACAGTGTTTGTGGGCCGGTTGGAGCATTGCGTCGATGAGGAGCGGGTTCGCGAGCTGTTTGGCCGGTGCGGGACGGTCGTCCGGTGTCGGGTTGTGCGGGATGTGGTTACGGGGGTTTCTCGGGGGTACGCGTTTGTGGAGTTTAGCCGTCGGAAGTACGTGGAACGGGCGCTGAAAGAGTTGCACGGGAAGACGGTGGAGGGGAAGGAGATTCTGGTGGACGAGGAGGTCGGGCGGACGTTGAAGGGGTGGAAGCCGAGAAGGTTGGGCGGGGGTTTCGGGGGGAGAAAGAAGAGCCAACAGTTGAGGTTCGGGTGCCGGGACAGGCCGTGGATGTTTCCGATTAAGGGGAACGTAGTAAAGTATGGTAGTAAGAATGAGTTTCACAGAGAGGCTCGCCAGCAGCGAGAATTACTGAATGCCTTTGAATTTccttaa
- the LOC6037198 gene encoding LOW QUALITY PROTEIN: ATP-binding cassette sub-family F member 1 (The sequence of the model RefSeq protein was modified relative to this genomic sequence to represent the inferred CDS: inserted 1 base in 1 codon), producing MPPKKKGNKKNQDWSDDDAQEAAPPAKTEVKKGKKGKAAVAPDSDEESVPAPAKGKKGGPPAAAAAVPAAKKSNKGKKGKGKNDDDWSEDEKVPAKAVPVASDSEDEGVKKPVSQKQQQKKQAAKGKKGKKDDDWSDREEKEIKLDESGSDDEDDVPMVSKAAAKKKGKAGKKAKKVSSSEEEEEESDEELSEEEPVPVPVKGGKGAKKPQQPVKAKTPESSEKEEEPEPEPVKVPEPVPVKKEEPKPVEPVKKEPDVVKKVEATPEPEVEAEELADKVEGLAIGDEKEKKLTHKEKKKLKKQEEFQKQVEAMTKKGGQGHSDLDSNFTMSQALKSGNQSKHMEHAVDIKIENFTISAKGNDLFVNANLLIAQGRRYGLVGPNGHGKTTLLRHIANRVFAIPPNIDVLLCEQEVVADENSAVDTVLKADVKRTALLAECKKLEDEIEGGNISLQDKLQEVYNELKAIGADSAEPRARRILAGLGFSRSMQNRATNSFSGGWRMRVSLARALFLEPTLLMLDEPTNHLDLNAVIWLDNYLQTWKKTLLIVSHDQSFLDNVCNEVIHLDNXKLYYYKGNYSMFKKMHVQKRREMIKEYEKQEKRIKDLKAHGQSKKAAEKKQKDNLTRKQEKGKGKAQKANDDDEGPVELLAKPKDYIVKFSFPDPPPLQPPVLGLYNVNFNFPNQKPLFINADFGIDMASRVAIVGPNGVGKSTFLKLLVSDLEPCTGEVKRNHRLRIGRFDQHSGEHLTAEESPAEYLQRLFNLPYEKSRKALGTFGLASHAHTIKMKDLSGGQKARVALAELCLNAPDVLILDEPTNNLDIESIDALAEAINEYKGGVVIVSHDERLIRETECALYVIEDQTINEVDGDFDDYRKEVLDSLGEVINNPSISANAAVLQ from the exons ATGCCACCGAAGAAGAAGGGCAACAAAAAGAACCAGGACTGGAGCGATGACGACGCCCAGGAAGCAGCGCCGCCAGCCAAGACGGAAGTGAAAAAAGGAAAGAAGGGTAAAGCTGCAGTGGCGCCGGATTCCGACGAGGAGTCGGTTCCTGCTCCGGCGAAGGGTAAGAAGGGAGGGCCACCTGCGGCGGCAGCAGCTGTTCCAGCTGCCAAGAAGAGCAACAAGGGTAAGAAGGGAAAGGGCAAGAACGATGACGATTGGAGCGAGGACGAGAAGGTTCCGGCGAAGGCGGTTCCGGTGGCCAGTGACAGCGAGGATGAGGGCGTGAAGAAGCCGGTTtcgcagaagcagcagcagaagaaACAGGCGGCGAAGGGAAAGAAGGGCAAGAAGGATGATGATTGGTCCGATCGGGAGGAGAAGGAGATTAAGCTGGATGAGTCCGGAAGTGACGACGAAGACGATGTTCCGATGGTTAGCAAGGCCGCGGCCAAGAAGAAGGGAAAGGCGGGCAAGAAGGCCAAGAAGGTGAGCTCttcggaggaggaggaagaggagagTGATGAAGAGTTGAGCGAGGaggaaccggttccggttccGGTGAAGGGTGGTAAGGGAGCGAAGAAGCCGCAGCAGCCGGTGAAGGCAAAGACGCCGGAGTCGAGTGAGAAAGAGGAAGAACCAGAACCGGAGCCGGTGAAGGTGCCGGAGCCAGTTCCAGTGAAAAAGGAAGAACCTAAGCCGGTTGAACCTGTTAAGAAAGAGCCGGATGTTGTTAAGAAGGTGGAAGCTACTCCGGAGCCGGAAGTTGAAGCTGAAGAGCTGGCAGATAAGGTTGAAGGGTTGGCCATTGGAGATGAAAAGGAAAAGAAGTTGACGCACAAGGAGAAGAAGAAGCTGAAGAAGCAGGAAGAGTTCCAGAAGCAGGTGGAGGCGATGACTAAGAAGGGTGGCCAAGGTCACTCTGATTTGGACAGCAATTTCACAATGTCACAGGCGCTCAAGAGTGGCAACCAGAGCAAGCACATGGAGCACGCGGTGGACATTAAAATCGAAAACTTCACAATTTCTGCCAAGGGAAATGATTTGTTTGTGAACGCCAACCTGTTGATTGCCCAGGGCCGGCGTTACGGTCTGGTCGGTCCTAATGGCCACGGCAAGACCACGCTGCTGCGTCACATTGCCAACCGGGTGTTTGCCATTCCACCCAACATTGATGTGCTGCTTTGCGAGCAGGAAGTCGTTGCGGACGAGAATTCCGCCGTGGACACGGTCCTGAAGGCCGATGTCAAGCGGACGGCCCTGCTGGCAGAGTGTAAAAAGCTCGAGGATGAAATCGAAGGTGGAAACATTAGTCTCCAGGACAAACTCCAAGAAGTCTACAACGAGTTGAAGGCCATCGGAGCGGATTCGGCGGAACCACGTGCGCGTCGTATTCTGGCCGGTTTGGGCTTCTCCCGATCCATGCAGAACCGTGCCACCAACAGCTTCTCCGGAGGTTGGCGAATGCGCGTTTCCCTGGCCAGAGCCCTCTTCCTGGAACCGACGCTCCTAATGCTCGATGAACCGACGAACCATCTCGATCTGAACGCCGTCATTTGGTTGGACAATTATCTGCAAACCTGGAAGAAGACGCTCCTCATCGTTTCCCACGACCAGAGCTTCTTGGACAACGTCTGCAACGAGGTCATCCACCTGGACA AAAAGCTCTACTACTACAAAGGCAACTACTCCATGTTCAAGAAGATGCACGTCCAAAAGCGTCGCGAAATGATCAAGGAGTACGAGAAGCAGGAAAAACGGATCAAGGACCTGAAGGCGCACGGCCAATCGAAGAAGGCCGCCGAGAAGAAGCAAAAGGACAACCTCACCCGGAAGCAGGAAAAGGGCAAGGGCAAGGCACAGAaggccaacgacgacgacgaagggcCGGTTGAGCTGCTGGCCAAGCCGAAGGATTACATCGTCAAGTTTAGCTTCCCGGATCCGCCGCCGCTGCAGCCGCCGGTTCTCGGACTTTACA ACGTCAACTTCAACTTCCCGAATCAGAAGCCGCTGTTCATCAACGCCGACTTTGGCATCGACATGGCCAGCCGCGTGGCCATCGTCGGACCGAACGGCGTCGGCAAATCCACCTTCCTGAAGCTGCTCGTGAGCGATCTGGAACCGTGTACGGGCGAGGTCAAGCGCAACCACCGGCTCCGGATTGGTCGGTTCGATCAGCACTCGGGTGAGCACCTGACGGCGGAGGAAAGTCCCGCCGAGTATCTGCAGCGGTTGTTCAACCTGCCGTACGAAAAGTCCCGGAAGGCGCTTGGAACATTTGGGTTGGCCAGTCACGCGCACACCATCAAGATGAAGGATCTTTCGGGAGGTCAGAAGGCCCGGGTTGCGCTTGCCGAGTTGTGTTTGAACGCGCCGGATGTGCTGATTCTCGATGAACCGACGAACAATCTGGACATTGAGTCGATCGATGCCCTGGCGGAAGCCATCAACGAGTACAAGGGCGGTGTGGTGATCGTGTCTCACGACGAGCGTCTTATCCGAGAGACCGAGTGCGCGCTGTACGTCATCGAGGACCAGACCATTAACGAGGTGGACGGAGACTTTGACGACTACCGGAAGGAGGTGCTGGATAGCCTCGGGGAGGTCATCAACAATCCGAGCATATCGGCCAACGCCGCCGTGCTGCAGTGA
- the LOC119767580 gene encoding uncharacterized protein LOC119767580 codes for MVRHDTAVLAANVVLDPCAGQRCSIRRLGKRTKYHTHFGSRFVFVLVHQLTVTKLFGFQQELTFTQLNHTLERKANAVTTSSVPLVGTLVELLTRFLFGRQGRAARDLFHLLDLLDSIAWTIEKEDVAAQCLDSGEDFRASPHYHPAKVCLPQLRKSNTKFAFAILHGTPEVFGPQEDVHLPRDVERGIRQLNPGRKFPAGNVLQHGW; via the coding sequence ATGGTCCGACACGACACGGCTGTCCTTGCGGCGAATGTTGTTCTTGATCCGTGCGCTGGTCAGCGCTGCTCGATACGACGGCTCGGTAAACGCACCAAATACCACACGCACTTTGGTTCCAGGTTTGTCTTTGTTCTTGTCCACCAGCTCACAGTGACCAAACTCTTCGGTTTCCAGCAAGAACTGACTTTCACCCAACTCAACCACACCCTTGAACGGAAGGCCAACGCCGTGACCACCAGTAGCGTCCCGCTTGTGGGAACGCTGGTTGAGCTCCTCACTCGATTCCTCTTCGGTCGGCAGGGGAGGGCCGCCAGAGACCTGTTCCACCTCCTTGATCTGTTGGACAGCATTGCTTGGACCATCGAGAAAGAGGACGTTGCAGCTCAATGTTTGGACAGCGGGGAAGACTTTCGAGCGAGCCCCCACTATCACCCAGCCAAAGTTTGTCTCCCGCAGCTCCGGAAATCCAACACCAAGTTTGCGTTTGCCATTCTTCATGGCACTCCAGAAGTGTTTGGCCCCCAGGAGGATGTCCACCTCCCCAGGGATGTAGAACGAGGGATCCGCCAGTTGAATCCCGGAAGGAAGTTCCCAGCTGGAAACGTCCTCCAACACGGTTGGTAG
- the LOC119767340 gene encoding uncharacterized protein LOC119767340: MFLDLMSRSRDSDAIKLYHLDKALVGSAAGFIDAKTINDNNYEHAWNLLEEQFGNKRIIVDTHIRGLLNLKQMSHESHKELRELLGECTRHVANLEFHGQELTGVSELVVVNLLSAALDKDTRKNWESTLAHGELPNYEDTVAYLKAQCNVLERCEAANGSSKSAQPAVSPKITAYKSHAATAPENPSTQCDFCAGVHINFSCPDFVKLSTNERTEKVKSHRLCFNCIQKGHSAKECRSKNSCRKCEKRHHTLLHFESAQPARSSHVQSESKPEESKPNEIPEPESVAVEQPASGSSATSCVCNQPRVDSQVFLMTAIAQVVDISGAKHQCRILLDCASQLSV; the protein is encoded by the exons ATGTTCCTCGATCTGATGAGTCGGTCGCGAGATTCCGATGCAATCAAATTGTATCACCTGGACAAAGCCCTCGTTGGTTCGGCCGCCGGTTTCATCGACGCGAAGACGATCAACGACAACAACTACGAGCACGCTTGGAACCTGCTTGAGGAGCAATTCGGGAACAAGCGGATCATCGTGGACACTCACATTCGTGGCCTCCTCAACTTGAAGCAGATGTCGCATGAGTCGCACAAGGAGCTGCGAGAGCTTTTGGGCGAGTGCACCCGGCACGTCGCGAACCTTGAGTTCCACGGACAGGAGCTGACCGGAGTGTCCGAGTTGGTAGTGGTAAATCTGCTGTCGGCGGCACTGGACAAAGATACGCGCAAGAACTGGGAGTCAACGCTGGCTCACGGTGAGTTGCCAAACTACGAGGACACCGTGGCCTACCTCAAGGCGCAGTGCAACGTTTTGGAGCGGTGCGAGGCCGCAAATGGATCGTCAAAGAGTGCACAACCTGCCGTGTCACCAAAGATCACGGCGTACAAGTCTCATGCGGCAACGGCGCCAGAGAATCCTTCGACACAATGCGACTTCTGTGCTGGCGTACACATCAACTTCAGCTGCCCAGACTTTGTCAAGCTAAGCACCAATGAGAGAACCGAGAAGGTAAAGTCGCACAGGCTGTGCTTCAACTGCATACAGAAGGGACACAGCGCAAAGGAATGCAGGTCGAAGAACTCCTGCAGAAAGTGTGAGAAGCGCCACCACACGTTGTTGCACTTCGAAAGCGCCCAGCCGGCCAGATCGTCGCACGTCCAGTCGGAGTCCAAGCCCGAGGAGTCGAAGCCGAACGAAATACCGGAGCCCGAGTCAGTAGCAGTGGAGCAGCCAGCAAGTGGCTCGTCCGCAACGTCGTGTGTGTGCAACCAGCCTCGTGTCGACTCCCAGGTGTTTCTGATGACAGCCATCGCGCAGGTGGTGGATATCAGCGGCGCAAAGCATCAGTGTCGCATCCTCCTGGACTGCGCCTCGCAG TTGTCGGTGTAA